From the Desulfovibrio legallii genome, one window contains:
- a CDS encoding DUF4347 domain-containing protein, whose translation MSQAAPVGSADQAQVLAQVRQQGASNEVYFVDSSLDAAALSLTVGDDSRVFVIENTSNAFIQMEQALQSLENPATAVHIYAHGAAGSVTLGGQVFDEAALNANAATLAAMGAALAEGADLLLYSCNTAAGSTGESFINRLARLASVDVAASDDVTGTSGDWTLEYTVGDVTTKPTNPGIDGDLDGGDTLSGWGVINGTAGADSLTGSVTNDQFYGNGGQDTLVGKDGNDVYYISGTGTDGTQVVEAAYGGSDTVYSQVSDLNLSTSSTTADGTSGNSQIEYIVLQAQTSIQNQSATGNNYSQTLVGNALNNQLTGKGGNDMLVAGDGNDYLDGGSGNLSNAGDGSGYDTLVGGKGDDNYVVRTGNETVVENKNEGTDQVYSFVDYTLGANIENGALLGNTDTSLVGNDLNNVLAGNSSANYLSGGKGNDTLYGDKGSKADILDGGAGNDLYHLYGNSTDIIEDSAGNDTVVFESSVTGGYTLGDNVENLVLQGSANAGYGNSLNNRIEGNATQGSTLDGKTGRDTLVGGTGNDTFYFDGTDTLEDAGGADSVRSSGTIDLNKFKNAAIEYVALEGSGNINATAKKTVAATLVGNSGNNKLTGSDGADTLDGGDGKDTLIGGLGNDRYYVNGDDLVQEGKNGGNDTVVASVDYTLGANLENLELTDNATRGTGNELANRISVSDSGSSGSGSFFLDGGKNAATTAGDTLVGAATGSTTFVVNNANDVISVTGGTNVVYVSYAVVGGADKSDNDWISYFGDRLMVDSSATNLTFVYRGDADDSKAGGVSITGSASNTYLLGTAGADTITGAADSNVGCTIDGQGGADSIIGGQGDDYIYYYGKESFSDAAAAKLGADTLHVMSLKKGDKTLDSVDGIHGIDVVLLDNAAGAVNIGGDTAPGHNMTLIGNAFANKITGTNTSSDDLDGDGNDSLDGGAGNDTLSGLSGNDTLDGGEGADSMQGGAGNDLYVVDNKGDKVVEAASEGADSIQTHGVAIDLGKTHKNIEYVENLGAATKLTGSSAGGETLVAGVYGDTLDGKGGADSLVGGDGSDLIYYHGTYDDYGESIAGGNGVDTLLVTKEAVYSYLNIGTNSSISDIEVVKLDAEANYISVVVSGQAVTVQGNANAAYISTDDQDDSIVGGGGVDMIDAGGGDDFVEITAASFVQKYQYSSGTYVERGGVMGGAGTDTLSFGAANDKITFSYDATAGLVIKSGTTVLSGAATVSGQELYGGISGFEVYTGGAGNDTLDAASVTGGISLTGGLGNDLLTGGSGDDLLIADGGNDTLDLTQGGVDGIKLQAGSDLNYNKKGTTTITVKGYGPGDYVNDSALMEEGEGNWDKSPNAVVDSKKKTTTFTYTKGSQTINVVFEGITDPNSITFARQVSLRTGQENAVDSVATLPLFITATSVSVGDGATFQVSQAGYDKVTITDTAGSADAVEMFGGLTAEDLTAEGGSGVFAKWESSSHTLSLSLDGSSQSAVLTFTSTDALTADGDTLTFKDSSGNSVLAGIDLADIVTALGTNTDMKQLKFTASDGNVTNIEIAS comes from the coding sequence ATGTCCCAGGCCGCCCCTGTCGGCTCGGCTGACCAAGCGCAGGTTTTAGCCCAGGTGCGTCAGCAGGGCGCATCCAACGAAGTCTATTTTGTAGATTCTTCGTTGGATGCCGCAGCCCTCTCCCTTACCGTGGGCGACGATTCCAGGGTCTTTGTCATTGAAAACACGAGCAACGCCTTCATCCAGATGGAACAGGCCCTGCAAAGCCTGGAAAACCCGGCCACGGCCGTGCACATTTACGCCCACGGCGCTGCGGGCAGCGTGACCCTGGGCGGTCAGGTCTTTGACGAGGCGGCGCTCAACGCCAATGCCGCCACCCTGGCGGCTATGGGCGCGGCCCTGGCAGAAGGGGCGGACCTGCTGCTCTATAGCTGCAACACGGCAGCGGGCAGCACGGGCGAGAGCTTCATCAACCGCCTGGCCCGTCTGGCCAGCGTGGACGTGGCCGCCTCTGACGACGTTACCGGCACATCCGGCGACTGGACCCTGGAATACACGGTGGGCGACGTCACCACCAAACCCACCAACCCCGGCATTGACGGCGACCTGGACGGCGGCGACACCCTTTCCGGCTGGGGCGTCATCAACGGCACTGCCGGCGCGGACTCCCTCACCGGTTCCGTCACCAACGACCAGTTTTACGGCAACGGCGGTCAAGATACCCTGGTGGGCAAAGACGGCAACGATGTCTACTACATCAGCGGGACGGGCACCGACGGCACCCAAGTGGTGGAAGCGGCCTACGGCGGCAGTGATACGGTCTACAGCCAGGTGAGCGATCTGAACCTGAGCACCAGCTCCACCACAGCAGATGGCACTAGCGGCAACTCCCAGATCGAATACATCGTGCTCCAGGCCCAGACGAGCATCCAGAACCAATCCGCCACGGGCAACAACTACAGCCAGACCCTGGTGGGCAACGCCCTGAACAACCAGCTCACCGGCAAGGGCGGCAACGACATGCTGGTGGCCGGCGACGGCAACGACTACCTGGACGGCGGCAGCGGCAACCTGAGCAATGCCGGTGACGGCTCCGGCTACGACACCCTGGTGGGCGGCAAGGGCGACGACAACTACGTGGTCCGCACCGGCAACGAAACCGTTGTGGAAAACAAAAACGAGGGCACGGACCAGGTCTACTCCTTTGTGGACTACACCCTGGGCGCGAACATTGAAAACGGCGCGCTGCTGGGTAACACTGATACCTCCCTCGTCGGCAACGACCTGAACAACGTGCTCGCCGGTAACAGCAGTGCCAACTACCTTTCCGGCGGCAAGGGCAACGACACCCTCTACGGTGATAAGGGGAGCAAGGCGGATATCCTGGATGGCGGCGCGGGCAACGACCTCTACCACCTCTACGGCAATAGCACTGACATTATTGAAGACAGCGCCGGCAACGACACCGTGGTTTTTGAAAGCAGCGTCACAGGCGGCTACACCTTGGGCGACAATGTAGAAAATCTCGTCCTGCAGGGCAGCGCCAATGCGGGCTACGGCAACAGCCTGAACAACCGCATTGAGGGCAACGCCACGCAGGGCAGCACCCTGGACGGCAAGACGGGCAGGGACACCCTGGTGGGCGGCACGGGCAACGATACCTTCTATTTTGACGGTACGGACACCCTGGAAGACGCTGGCGGCGCGGACAGCGTGCGGAGCAGCGGCACCATCGACCTCAACAAGTTCAAAAACGCCGCTATCGAGTATGTGGCGCTGGAAGGTAGCGGCAACATCAACGCCACGGCCAAAAAAACCGTTGCCGCCACCCTGGTGGGCAACAGCGGCAACAACAAGCTCACCGGCAGCGATGGGGCCGATACCCTGGACGGCGGCGATGGCAAGGACACCCTCATCGGCGGCCTGGGCAACGACCGGTATTATGTGAACGGCGACGACCTGGTGCAGGAAGGTAAAAACGGAGGCAACGACACTGTCGTTGCCTCCGTGGACTACACCCTGGGCGCGAACCTGGAGAACCTGGAACTGACAGACAACGCGACCAGGGGCACGGGCAACGAGCTGGCCAACCGTATCTCCGTCAGCGACAGCGGCAGCAGCGGCAGCGGCAGCTTTTTCCTGGACGGCGGCAAAAACGCGGCCACTACGGCTGGCGATACCCTTGTGGGTGCGGCCACCGGCAGCACCACCTTTGTGGTCAATAACGCCAACGATGTAATCTCGGTTACTGGCGGCACAAACGTCGTCTATGTGAGCTATGCGGTTGTGGGCGGCGCGGATAAGAGTGATAATGACTGGATCAGCTATTTTGGCGACCGTCTTATGGTGGACAGCAGCGCGACCAACCTCACCTTTGTCTACCGCGGCGACGCCGACGACAGCAAGGCCGGCGGCGTCAGCATCACCGGCAGCGCCAGCAATACCTACCTGCTGGGCACAGCGGGCGCGGATACTATCACTGGGGCAGCTGACTCCAACGTTGGCTGCACCATAGACGGCCAGGGCGGCGCGGACAGCATCATCGGCGGCCAGGGCGACGATTATATCTATTACTACGGCAAGGAGTCTTTCTCTGATGCTGCGGCTGCGAAACTAGGCGCCGACACCCTGCACGTCATGAGCCTTAAAAAAGGCGATAAAACGCTGGACAGCGTTGACGGCATTCACGGCATTGATGTGGTGCTGCTGGATAACGCCGCCGGCGCAGTGAATATTGGCGGAGATACAGCCCCAGGCCACAATATGACCCTTATAGGCAACGCCTTTGCCAACAAAATTACTGGCACCAATACCAGTAGCGACGATCTTGATGGCGATGGCAACGACAGCCTCGACGGCGGCGCGGGCAACGATACGCTCAGCGGCCTCAGCGGCAACGACACCCTGGACGGCGGCGAAGGTGCGGACAGCATGCAGGGTGGGGCAGGCAACGACCTCTATGTTGTGGACAACAAGGGCGACAAGGTGGTGGAAGCGGCCAGCGAGGGCGCGGACAGCATCCAGACCCACGGCGTGGCCATCGACCTGGGCAAAACGCATAAGAATATCGAATACGTGGAGAACCTCGGCGCGGCCACAAAACTTACCGGCTCCAGCGCGGGCGGGGAAACCCTTGTGGCCGGCGTGTACGGCGACACCCTGGACGGCAAGGGCGGCGCGGATAGCCTGGTGGGCGGCGACGGCAGCGACCTCATCTACTACCACGGCACATACGACGACTATGGCGAAAGTATTGCAGGCGGCAACGGCGTTGACACCCTGCTGGTGACCAAGGAAGCCGTCTATTCTTATCTTAACATAGGTACAAATTCCAGCATATCCGACATAGAAGTGGTCAAGCTGGACGCCGAGGCTAATTACATCAGTGTGGTCGTCAGCGGCCAGGCCGTCACCGTGCAGGGCAATGCCAACGCTGCCTACATCTCCACCGACGACCAGGATGACAGCATTGTGGGCGGCGGCGGCGTAGATATGATTGATGCCGGCGGGGGCGACGACTTTGTGGAAATCACCGCCGCCAGCTTTGTGCAGAAGTACCAGTATTCTTCCGGAACATATGTGGAGCGTGGCGGCGTTATGGGTGGCGCAGGCACGGACACCCTCTCCTTTGGCGCAGCTAACGACAAGATCACCTTCAGCTATGACGCAACAGCTGGCCTGGTCATCAAAAGCGGCACCACCGTGCTTTCCGGCGCGGCCACCGTATCCGGGCAGGAACTCTATGGCGGCATCAGCGGCTTTGAGGTCTACACCGGTGGCGCGGGCAACGACACGCTGGACGCCGCCTCTGTCACGGGCGGCATCTCCCTTACGGGCGGCCTGGGCAACGACCTGCTCACTGGCGGCAGCGGCGACGACCTGCTTATTGCCGATGGCGGCAACGACACTCTGGACCTCACACAAGGCGGCGTGGATGGCATCAAGCTGCAAGCTGGCTCTGACCTGAACTACAACAAAAAGGGCACGACCACCATCACGGTCAAGGGCTACGGCCCGGGCGACTACGTCAACGACAGCGCGCTGATGGAAGAAGGTGAGGGCAACTGGGACAAGTCCCCCAACGCCGTGGTAGACAGCAAAAAGAAGACCACCACCTTCACCTATACCAAGGGCAGCCAGACCATCAACGTGGTCTTTGAAGGCATTACCGATCCCAACAGCATCACCTTTGCCCGCCAGGTAAGCCTGCGCACTGGCCAGGAGAATGCGGTAGACAGCGTCGCCACCCTGCCCCTCTTCATCACGGCCACCAGTGTTTCCGTCGGCGACGGCGCCACCTTCCAGGTGTCGCAGGCTGGTTACGACAAGGTGACCATCACCGATACCGCGGGGAGTGCGGATGCGGTAGAAATGTTTGGTGGTTTGACCGCCGAAGATCTCACCGCCGAGGGCGGCTCCGGCGTCTTTGCCAAGTGGGAGTCCAGCAGCCATACGCTGTCGCTTTCGCTTGACGGAAGCAGCCAGTCTGCGGTCCTCACCTTCACGAGCACTGATGCCTTGACAGCCGACGGAGACACCCTGACCTTCAAGGACAGCAGCGGCAACAGCGTCCTTGCCGGCATCGACCTGGCGGATATCGTTACAGCTTTGGGCACCAACACCGACATGAAGCAACTGAAGTTCACGGCTTCGGACGGTAATGTTACGAATATTGAGATTGCCAGCTAA
- a CDS encoding prephenate dehydrogenase/arogenate dehydrogenase family protein — MADPCAAACRRTPLLIVGSRGRMGAMLLARAAAAGLNARGVDQPLTPAALAPACADAGLVLLCVPAAVVPATLAILTPHVPPSAVLADITSVKERPLRQMEEAWPGPVVGTHPLFGPKPDPSGPLPVAIVPGRRAPATALALVEGFYHALGFQTFRTTARTHDEAMARIQSMNFITNLAYFALLAGQDDLLPFLTPSFRRRRDAARKMLTEDAALFTGLFEANPHSYEAVRQYRQMLNLAAAGDVDLLCQRARWWWPEDGEERH, encoded by the coding sequence ATGGCCGACCCTTGCGCCGCCGCCTGCCGCCGCACCCCGCTGCTTATTGTGGGGTCGCGCGGGCGTATGGGGGCCATGCTGCTGGCCCGCGCCGCGGCCGCGGGCCTCAACGCGCGCGGCGTGGACCAGCCCCTGACCCCCGCCGCCCTGGCCCCGGCCTGCGCGGACGCAGGGCTTGTTCTGCTCTGCGTGCCCGCGGCCGTGGTGCCCGCCACCCTGGCCATCCTTACCCCGCACGTGCCGCCCAGCGCAGTGCTGGCCGACATCACTTCCGTTAAAGAGCGCCCCTTGCGCCAGATGGAAGAAGCCTGGCCCGGCCCCGTAGTGGGCACCCACCCTCTGTTCGGCCCCAAACCGGACCCCAGCGGCCCCCTGCCCGTGGCCATTGTGCCCGGCCGCCGTGCCCCGGCAACGGCCCTTGCCCTGGTGGAAGGCTTCTACCACGCCCTGGGCTTCCAGACCTTCCGCACCACCGCCCGCACCCACGACGAAGCCATGGCCCGCATCCAGAGCATGAACTTCATCACCAACCTGGCCTACTTCGCCCTTCTGGCCGGGCAGGACGACCTGCTCCCCTTTCTCACGCCCTCCTTCCGCCGCCGGCGCGACGCAGCCCGCAAAATGCTTACCGAAGACGCCGCCCTTTTCACCGGCCTCTTCGAGGCCAACCCTCACAGCTACGAGGCCGTGCGCCAGTACCGCCAGATGCTCAACCTCGCCGCCGCCGGCGATGTGGACCTGCTCTGCCAGCGCGCCCGCTGGTGGTGGCCCGAAGACGGCGAAGAACGCCACTAG
- a CDS encoding 3-phosphoshikimate 1-carboxyvinyltransferase, with translation MSQTFPTVTVRAPASKSLSHRFLLGAALAEGVSTVRHALVSDDTDHTRAVLTAAGARFTPLPPAEGGGEGCWRVTGLAGQPRGGTEAAPLDCNVGASGTSCRLLTAVLAAGRGAFYLHGAGRLHQRPMDELLQALRFLGADVRCSGQPGCPPLRINAAGLQPALCGGEVELGMERSSQFFSGLLLAAPLGPAPLAVSLCGQKAVSWPYVGLTLHALEAFGLSFTVETRPCPDVHWQTLPPGGWRGLKTAEPGCLRVTVRPGPYRPGDYSVEGDWSGASYLLAAGALGRRPVRVEGLNPASLQGDRALLDILQKMGARLEASAKAVTVYPSPLHGVDLDMGHCPDLVPTVAVLAAFAGGSTRIRNVAHLRLKESDRISAPATELAKTGVTVDQLSDGLLVHGLAGRGPNRPDHPRLPADATLSAHDDHRMAMSLALLDLREPETHVRARLDDPAVVSKSFPHFWKVWEQLA, from the coding sequence ATGAGTCAGACCTTCCCCACTGTAACGGTACGCGCCCCCGCGTCCAAATCCCTTTCCCACCGTTTTTTGCTGGGCGCGGCCCTGGCCGAGGGCGTTTCTACCGTGCGCCACGCTCTGGTCAGTGACGATACGGACCACACCCGCGCCGTGCTGACCGCCGCCGGCGCGCGCTTTACCCCCCTGCCCCCCGCGGAGGGCGGGGGGGAAGGCTGCTGGCGGGTCACCGGCCTGGCCGGGCAGCCCCGGGGCGGCACAGAGGCCGCGCCCCTGGACTGCAATGTGGGCGCTTCCGGCACCAGCTGTCGCCTGCTCACGGCCGTGCTGGCCGCCGGGCGCGGGGCCTTTTACCTCCACGGAGCCGGGCGTCTGCACCAGCGCCCCATGGACGAGCTGCTCCAGGCCCTGCGCTTCCTGGGCGCGGACGTCCGCTGCAGCGGGCAGCCGGGCTGTCCGCCCCTGCGCATCAACGCCGCGGGCCTGCAGCCCGCCCTTTGCGGCGGCGAAGTGGAACTGGGCATGGAGCGGTCCAGCCAGTTCTTTTCCGGCCTGCTGCTGGCAGCCCCCCTGGGGCCCGCGCCCCTGGCCGTGTCCCTTTGCGGACAAAAGGCCGTGTCCTGGCCTTATGTGGGGCTCACCCTGCACGCCCTTGAAGCCTTTGGCCTCTCCTTTACGGTAGAAACCCGCCCCTGCCCGGACGTGCACTGGCAAACCCTGCCCCCCGGCGGCTGGCGCGGCCTCAAAACCGCCGAACCGGGCTGTCTGCGCGTCACTGTCCGCCCCGGCCCCTACCGGCCCGGCGACTACAGCGTGGAAGGGGATTGGTCCGGCGCGTCCTACCTGCTGGCTGCGGGCGCTCTGGGCCGCCGCCCCGTGCGGGTGGAAGGCCTCAACCCCGCCTCTCTGCAGGGCGACCGGGCCCTGCTGGACATTCTGCAAAAGATGGGGGCCCGCCTGGAAGCGAGCGCCAAGGCCGTCACCGTCTACCCCTCTCCCCTGCACGGCGTGGACCTGGACATGGGCCACTGCCCGGACCTGGTGCCCACCGTGGCCGTGCTGGCCGCCTTTGCCGGCGGTTCCACCCGCATCCGCAACGTGGCCCATCTGCGCCTTAAAGAATCAGACCGCATCAGCGCCCCGGCCACAGAGCTGGCCAAGACCGGCGTTACCGTGGACCAGCTTTCGGACGGCCTGCTGGTGCACGGGCTTGCCGGACGCGGCCCCAACCGGCCCGACCATCCCCGTCTGCCCGCAGACGCGACCCTTTCCGCCCACGACGACCACCGCATGGCCATGTCCCTGGCCCTGCTGGACCTGCGCGAGCCCGAAACCCACGTCCGCGCCCGCCTGGACGACCCCGCCGTGGTCAGCAAATCCTTCCCGCACTTCTGGAAGGTCTGGGAGCAACTGGCATGA
- the pheA gene encoding prephenate dehydratase, which yields MDESTSHWRGASADAPTPAEAAQPAPAADLAPTDPQARLAAIRKEIDSVDGQLLTLCNRRAALSLEVGRIKAHVPGIIFKPLREKEVLDGLAAQNPGPLPEDHLRAIWREIFSSSRALQRPQNVAYLGPEGTFSYFAGVEYLGHAAQFHPCNDLAEVFEEVASGQCELGVVPLENSLQGTVGVSFDLFLKHEVYIQAELFSRISHCLLSNAPSLAAVRTVYSHPQPLAQCGVWLRAHLPGAALVPVESTAAAAQRAAAQPDAAAIGHGKLADLLSLGVLARRIENEPGNWTRFVIIGPGSARHGGRLSGPQPGHTGADKTSLLFTTPDKAGALSSVLDLMAGHGVNMRKLESRPLRGQCWKYVFFVDVECDLQDPRYAELLTRLHEACTSFRILGSYPTGPQLDRLDLNATEPEC from the coding sequence ATGGACGAAAGCACCAGCCATTGGCGCGGCGCTTCCGCCGACGCCCCCACCCCGGCAGAGGCCGCGCAACCCGCCCCTGCCGCGGACCTTGCCCCGACAGACCCCCAGGCCCGCCTGGCCGCCATCCGCAAAGAAATTGACAGCGTGGACGGCCAACTGCTGACCCTCTGCAACCGCCGGGCGGCCCTGAGCCTGGAGGTGGGCCGCATCAAGGCCCATGTGCCGGGCATCATCTTCAAGCCCCTGCGGGAAAAGGAAGTGCTGGACGGCCTGGCCGCCCAGAACCCCGGCCCCCTGCCCGAAGACCACCTGCGGGCCATCTGGCGGGAGATTTTTTCCTCTTCCCGCGCCCTGCAGCGGCCGCAGAACGTGGCCTATCTGGGGCCGGAGGGCACGTTCTCTTACTTTGCGGGCGTGGAGTACCTGGGCCACGCCGCCCAGTTCCACCCCTGCAACGACCTGGCCGAAGTTTTTGAAGAAGTGGCCTCCGGCCAGTGTGAACTGGGCGTGGTGCCGCTGGAAAACTCCCTCCAGGGCACGGTGGGCGTGAGCTTTGACCTGTTCCTCAAGCACGAGGTCTACATCCAGGCCGAGCTTTTTTCCCGCATTTCGCACTGCCTGCTGAGCAATGCGCCCTCCCTGGCCGCCGTGCGCACGGTCTATTCGCACCCCCAGCCCCTGGCCCAGTGCGGGGTCTGGCTGCGGGCCCACTTGCCCGGCGCGGCCCTGGTGCCCGTGGAATCCACGGCCGCCGCAGCCCAGCGCGCCGCCGCACAGCCCGACGCCGCCGCCATCGGCCACGGCAAGCTGGCCGACCTGCTGAGCCTGGGCGTACTGGCCCGGCGCATTGAAAACGAGCCCGGCAACTGGACGCGCTTTGTTATCATCGGCCCCGGCAGCGCCCGCCACGGCGGCCGCCTCAGCGGTCCCCAGCCCGGCCATACCGGCGCGGACAAGACCTCCCTGCTCTTCACCACTCCGGACAAGGCCGGGGCGCTTTCCAGTGTGCTGGACCTCATGGCCGGCCACGGCGTGAACATGCGCAAGCTGGAATCCCGCCCTCTGCGCGGCCAGTGCTGGAAGTACGTCTTTTTTGTGGATGTGGAATGCGACCTGCAAGACCCGCGCTACGCCGAGCTGCTGACCAGGCTGCACGAGGCCTGCACCAGCTTCCGCATTTTGGGCAGCTACCCCACGGGCCCGCAACTGGACCGCCTGGACCTCAACGCCACAGAACCGGAGTGCTGA
- a CDS encoding 3-dehydroquinate synthase II family protein, whose amino-acid sequence MSRIYFRCVPFDKSAVTLALESGVDGVIAPREHVEQVAGLARGAVWADEDTPLAALTSKADEEAVLARLRQGERVVLARGWEVIPVENLLAQSDTVLAEAGTLEEARLAAGILERGVAGIVFSGPAPQLKEVVPQCKLAQPRETLLPAVITRVESVGLGHRVCADTLSLLHRGQGMLVGNSSAFTFLVHAETEHNEYVAARPFRVNAGAVHAYTRLPHDKTTYLGELRAGQEVLIVDAEGAATLATLGRVKIEVRPMLLIEAQAETEDGPRSGAVFLQNAETIRLTAPDGAPVSVVGLKPGDAVLCRLDEAGRHFGMRVREDIQEV is encoded by the coding sequence ATGTCGCGCATTTACTTCCGCTGTGTGCCCTTTGACAAAAGCGCCGTGACCCTGGCGCTGGAGTCGGGCGTGGACGGCGTCATCGCCCCCCGCGAACATGTGGAACAGGTGGCGGGTCTGGCCCGCGGCGCTGTCTGGGCCGACGAGGATACCCCCCTGGCCGCCCTGACTTCCAAGGCCGACGAAGAAGCCGTGCTGGCCCGTCTGCGCCAGGGCGAGCGCGTGGTGCTGGCGCGCGGCTGGGAGGTCATCCCCGTAGAGAACCTTCTGGCCCAAAGCGACACGGTGCTGGCCGAAGCCGGCACCCTGGAGGAGGCCCGCCTGGCCGCGGGAATTTTGGAACGCGGCGTGGCGGGCATTGTTTTTTCCGGCCCGGCCCCGCAGCTCAAAGAGGTGGTGCCCCAGTGCAAGCTGGCGCAGCCGCGGGAAACCCTCCTGCCCGCGGTGATCACCCGCGTGGAATCCGTGGGTCTGGGGCACCGCGTCTGCGCGGATACCCTTTCCCTGCTGCACCGGGGCCAGGGCATGCTGGTGGGCAATTCCAGCGCCTTCACCTTTCTGGTGCACGCCGAAACGGAACACAACGAATACGTGGCCGCCCGGCCCTTCCGGGTCAATGCCGGGGCCGTGCACGCCTACACCCGTCTGCCCCACGACAAGACCACCTACCTGGGCGAACTGCGCGCCGGGCAGGAGGTGCTTATTGTGGACGCGGAGGGCGCGGCCACCCTGGCCACTCTGGGCCGGGTCAAGATTGAGGTGCGGCCCATGCTGCTTATTGAGGCCCAGGCCGAAACCGAAGACGGCCCCCGCAGCGGCGCGGTCTTCCTGCAGAATGCCGAAACCATCCGCCTCACCGCGCCCGACGGCGCGCCCGTGAGCGTGGTGGGCCTCAAGCCCGGCGATGCGGTGCTCTGCCGTCTGGACGAGGCGGGCCGCCATTTCGGCATGCGCGTGCGCGAAGACATTCAGGAGGTTTAG